The following are encoded together in the Glycine soja cultivar W05 chromosome 5, ASM419377v2, whole genome shotgun sequence genome:
- the LOC114413789 gene encoding probable aldehyde dehydrogenase yields the protein MCLLRVLSAEFIFTICRFAHSLPFATVQAEEISDSRPAEVLNLVQGKWAGSSNWNTVVDPLNGDSFIKVAEVDETGIQPFVESLSSCPKHGVHNPFKAPERYLMFGEISAKAAHMLSLPKVSDFFTRLIQRVSPKSYQQAFGEVYVTQKFLENFCGDQVRFLARSFGVPGNHLGQQSHGFRWPYGPVAIITPFNFPLEIPVLQLMGALYMGNKPVLKVDSKVSIVMDQMLRLLHNCGLPLEDVDFINSDGKTMNKLLLEANPRMTLFTGSSRVAEKLAVDLKGRVKLEDAGFDWKILGPDVLQEDYIAWVCDQDAYACSGQKCSAQSLLFMHENWSKTSLLSKLKDLADRRKLADLTVGPVLTVTTDSMLEHINKLLEIPGSKLLFGGQPLEDHSIPPIYGAMKPTAVYVPLEEIMKAKNFELVTREIFGPFQIVTDYKSSQLSVVLDALERMHNHLTAAVVSNDPLFLQEVIGQSVNGTAYAGLRARTTGAPQNHWFGPAGDARGAGIGTPEAIKLVWSCHREIIYDFGPVPKNWEVPPST from the exons ATGTGTTTATTGCGTGTTTTGAGTGCTGAATTCATTTTTACGATATGTAGGTTTGCTCATTCATTACCATTTGCAACTGTACAAGCAGAAGAGATATCGGACTCTAGGCCTGCTGAAGTTTTGAACCTGG TGCAAGGTAAATGGGCAGGATCTTCAAATTGGAATACAGTTGTGGATCCTTTAAATGGAGATTCATTTATTAAAGTTGCTGAAGTTGATGAAACAGGCATTCAG CCCTTTGTGGAAAGCTTGTCCAGCTGTCCCAAACATGGTGTACACAATCCTTTTAAGGCACCAGAGAG ATATCTCATGTTTGGAGAGATATCTGCTAAGGCAGCTCACATGTTATCACTTCCTAAG gtttcagatttctttacgAGGTTAATACAAAGAGTTTCTCCAAAGAGTTACCAGCAGGCTTTTGGGGAAGTCTATGTGACACAAAAATTTCTAGAGAATTTTTGTGGAGATCAG GTTCGTTTCCTGGCAAGGTCTTTTGGTGTACCTGGAAATCATCTTGGACAACAAAGCCATGGTTTTCGTTGGCCATATGGTCCT GTGGCAATTATTACTCCTTTTAATTTTCCCTTGGAGATTCCTGTCCTTCAATTGATGGGTGCACTCTATATGGGCAACAAGCCAGTCCTTAAAGTTGATAGCAAG GTGAGCATTGTTATGGACCAAATGTTGCGCCTGCTTCATAACTGTGGTTTACCTCTAGAAGATGTAGACTTCATAAATTCTGACGGGAAGACAATGAACAAACTGTTACTGGAG GCAAATCCACGGATGACGCTTTTTACTGGTAGTTCAAGAGTGGCAGAGAAGTTGGCTGTTGATTTGAAGGGCCGCGTTAAATTGGAAGATGCTGGATTTGACTGGAAAATACTGGGCCCTGATGTCCTTCAG GAAGATTACATAGCCTGGGTCTGTGATCAGGATGCATATGCATGCAGTGGTCAGAAATGCTCGGCACAGTCATTGTTATTTATGCATGAG AACTGGTCTAAAACTTCCTTGCTATCTAAGTTGAAAGATCTTGCTGACAGAAGAAAATTGGCAGACTTGACAGTCGGCCCAGTTCTCACA GTTACGACTGATTCAATGCTTGAACACATCAATAAGTTGCTTGAGATACCAGGATCAAAGTTGCTATTTGGGGGTCAACCTTTAGAGGATCATTCAATTCCACCTATTTATGGTGCTATGAAACCAACAGCTGTCTATGTTCCTCTTGAGGAAATTATGAAGGCTAAGAATTTTGAGCTTGTGACAAGAGAAATATTTGGACCATTTCAG aTTGTTACGGATTACAAAAGCAGTCAACTATCAGTTGTATTGGATGCTTTGGAAAGAATGCATAACCATTTAACAGCTGCTGTAGTTTCCAATGATCCTTTGTTTTTACAG GAAGTCATTGGCCAATCAGTAAATGGTACTGCTTATGCTGGTTTAAGAGCAAGGACAACCGGAGCTCCACAGAATCACTg GTTTGGACCCGCTGGTGATGCTAGAGGTGCAGGAATTGGAACACCAGAGGCTATAAAACTTGTATGGTCTTGCCACAGAGAAATAATCTATGATTTTGGGCCTGTGCCAAAGAATTGGGAAGTTCCTCCTTCTACTTGA